From a single Nicotiana tomentosiformis chromosome 2, ASM39032v3, whole genome shotgun sequence genomic region:
- the LOC104114505 gene encoding zinc finger CCCH domain-containing protein 30-like: MTMNNLTVQTVDTFASLLELAANNDIEAFKRWTERDLSSIHEAGQWYGRQKGSKQMVLEHRTPLMIAATYGSIDVLKLILSLPDVDVNRSCGHDKSTALHCAVSGGSLNAAEAVKLLLGAGADPKSKDVNGHCPIDVIVVSPNFLSVKSSLENLLKTGGIGDCKLRVSIATSKSNSPPHSPSCENRSPSSASDSSSSPKSAKSNDTPVYSMPEKKEYPIDPSLPDIKNNIYSTDEFRMFSFKIRPCSRAYSHDWTECPFVHPGENARRRDPRKYHYSCVPCPEFRKGACQRGDMCEYAHGVFECWLHPAQYRTRLCKDGTDCNRRVCFFAHTQEELRPLYVSTGSAVPSPRGSTAAANAMDFAAAMGLIPGSPSSVSVMSPSPFSPPMSPSANGISSMGWPQQNVPALHLPGSFLHSSRLRSSLNARDIPAADLNAYPDFDVQRQLLNEFSYLSQRNMSSNSLNCSPRPMSHTRANLEDLFSAESSSPRYSDQALAQAGFSPIHKSAVCSQLQQQQSLLSPINTNFSPRNVDNPLLQASFGVPSSGRMSPRAMEPISPRSPRASILAQRDKQHQFRSFSSRDLGSNVSAIVGSPADTWGTAMGKPDWAVSTGEFCRLRRSSSFELANNGEEPDLSWVQSLVKESPPEMMKDKCVPHVSGPTGAVADLGEGSMSSSQIDQSDQLSAWMEQMKLHQ, from the coding sequence ATGACCATGAATAATCTGACTGTTCAAACTGTAGATACTTTTGCTAGCTTGCTTGAACTTGCTGCCAATAATGACATTGAGGCTTTCAAGAGATGGACTGAGCGTGACTTATCCAGTATTCATGAGGCTGGACAGTGGTATGGGCGCCAAAAGGGCTCTAAGCAAATGGTTCTTGAGCATAGAACTCCATTGATGATTGCTGCTACATATGGTAGTATCGATGTTCTAAAGCTGATTCTATCTCTGCCTGATGTTGATGTTAATCGTTCTTGTGGACATGATAAGAGCACTGCCCTTCACTGTGCCGTGTCTGGTGGATCTCTGAATGCTGCAGAAGCTGTCAAACTTCTGTTGGGAGCCGGTGCTGACCCAAAGTCTAAAGATGTCAATGGCCATTGTCCTATTGATGTAATAGTTGTATCTCCTAACTTTCTTTCGGTTAAATCAAGCCTTGAAAACCTTCTGAAGACTGGTGGTATCGGGGACTGCAAGCTTAGAGTATCAATAGCCACTTCAAAGTCAAATTCCCCTCCACATTCGCCTTCTTGTGAAAATAGATCACCATCTTCTGCTTCAGACTCAAGTTCTTCCCCAAAGAGTGCTAAGTCCAATGACACCCCTGTTTATTCTATGCCAGAAAAGAAAGAATACCCTATTGACCCCTCCTTGCCTGACATAAAAAACAACATCTATTCTACAGATGAATTCAGGATGTTCTCATTTAAGATCAGACCTTGTTCTCGTGCATACTCGCATGATTGGACTGAATGTCCATTTGTCCATCCTGGCGAAAATGCTCGAAGAAGGGATCCTAGAAAGTACCACTACAGCTGTGTACCTTGCCCTGAGTTTCGAAAGGGAGCTTGCCAACGTGGGGACATGTGTGAATACGCTCATGGAGTCTTCGAGTGTTGGCTGCACCCTGCTCAATATCGAACTCGTCTTTGCAAAGATGGTACCGATTGTAACAGAAGAGTTTGCTTCTTTGCCCACACGCAGGAGGAACTAAGACCGCTTTATGTCTCTACTGGTTCTGCAGTTCCCTCACCTCGAGGGAGTACTGCTGCTGCCAATGCTATGGATTTTGCTGCAGCCATGGGCCTCATACCTGGTTCTCCTTCCTCGGTCTCTGTCATGTCACCATCACCTTTCTCACCTCCAATGTCTCCCTCTGCTAATGGCATTTCAAGCATGGGTTGGCCCCAGCAAAATGTCCCTGCCTTGCATCTTCCTGGAAGCTTTCTCCATTCCAGTCGCTTGCGGTCATCGCTCAATGCTAGAGATATACCAGCTGCAGACCTAAATGCTTATCCTGATTTTGATGTGCAACGGCAGCTCCTTAATGAGTTTTCCTACCTATCCCAGCGCAACATGAGTTCTAATTCTTTGAACTGTTCACCTCGTCCGATGAGCCATACCCGTGCAAATCTTGAGGACTTATTTTCTGCAGAGAGCTCATCTCCTAGATACTCTGATCAAGCATTAGCTCAAGCTGGTTTTTCCCCTATCCACAAGTCAGCAGTTTGCAGTCAATTGCAGCAGCAGCAGAGCCTGTTATCTCCGATTAATACGAATTTCTCACCAAGAAACGTTGATAATCCTCTATTGCAGGCCTCATTTGGAGTTCCCTCATCGGGGAGAATGTCTCCCCGAGCAATGGAGCCAATCTCACCAAGAAGTCCCCGTGCCTCAATACTTGCTCAACGTGACAAGCAGCACCAATTTAGAAGTTTCAGCTCTCGTGATCTTGGCTCCAATGTTTCTGCTATTGTTGGGTCGCCGGCAGATACATGGGGTACAGCTATGGGAAAGCCAGACTGGGCTGTCAGTACTGGAGAGTTCTGTAGGCTAAGGCGATCGTCATCATTTGAGCTTGCTAACAATGGAGAAGAGCCTGATCTTTCATGGGTTCAATCTCTTGTCAAAGAATCACCACCAGAGATGATGAAGGATAAATGTGTTCCTCATGTCTCTGGACCGACAGGTGCTGTTGCAGATCTTGGCGAAGGCTCTATGTCAAGCTCCCAGATCGATCAATCTGATCAACTGAGTGCATGGATGGAGCAAATGAAGCTTCATCAGTGA